The following are from one region of the Deltaproteobacteria bacterium genome:
- the gloB gene encoding hydroxyacylglutathione hydrolase — protein MRVVQIPTLFDNYTYLVICEKTGVCGIVDSPDAEATWEAIRREGIEPVAILSTHHHLDHVGGNTDLVRMKKMVVYGGANDSGRIPELTHPVKEGDTVRVGNIVFKVLDIPGHTRGHIAYVTGEAVFCGDTLFAGGCGRLFEGTPEMMVASLSKLKALPDETKVYCGHEYTQKNLEFALTLEPNNQALEKKYEEVSKRRKKNLSTVPTTMAEEKSYNPFLREESPELIAGVKKKVPNLKEDPVSVFAAVRRLKDVF, from the coding sequence ATGCGCGTGGTTCAAATTCCCACCCTGTTTGATAATTACACCTATCTGGTCATCTGCGAAAAAACCGGCGTCTGCGGCATTGTCGATTCGCCGGATGCGGAGGCAACCTGGGAGGCAATCCGCCGGGAAGGGATCGAGCCGGTGGCCATTCTCTCAACGCACCATCATCTGGATCATGTCGGCGGCAATACCGATCTGGTGCGGATGAAAAAAATGGTTGTTTACGGCGGGGCGAATGATTCCGGTCGTATTCCCGAACTCACCCATCCGGTCAAGGAGGGAGATACGGTTCGGGTGGGAAACATTGTCTTCAAGGTGCTGGATATTCCCGGTCACACGCGGGGACATATCGCCTATGTCACCGGGGAGGCGGTTTTCTGCGGGGATACGTTGTTTGCAGGGGGATGCGGACGGCTGTTTGAGGGAACGCCTGAGATGATGGTGGCTTCTTTGTCAAAATTAAAGGCACTGCCTGATGAGACAAAAGTCTACTGTGGCCATGAATACACGCAAAAAAATCTGGAATTTGCGTTGACACTCGAGCCGAACAATCAAGCACTTGAAAAAAAATATGAAGAAGTGTCAAAGAGGCGGAAGAAAAATTTATCGACAGTGCCGACCACAATGGCTGAAGAAAAATCTTACAACCCTTTTTTGAGGGAAGAGAGTCCGGAGTTGATTGCCGGAGTGAAAAAGAAAGTGCCAAATCTGAAGGAAGATCCGGTAAGCGTGTTTGCGGCGGTGCGGAGGCTGAAAGATGTTTTCTAA
- the corA gene encoding magnesium/cobalt transporter CorA: protein MSRLMKKRSRKAGLPPGSLVHIGEKKSETVKITAFNFTEGGFDEKEIPSPSACVEYKDKPGITWINVDGAHDPDVVQKIGAAFDLHPLVLEDILNTDQRPKMEDHDDYLYVVLKMLYDSAPKKEIVTEQVSFIIGKNYIISFQEREIGDVFDPVRARIRTGKGTIRKMEADYLAYSLMDAIVDNYFVVFEKIGDKIEDLEAELLKKASPESIREVHRLKRELIFLRKSVWPLREVIGQLERGESPLIRRGTLAYFRDIYDHVVQTMDAVETFRDMLAELMNIHLSSTSNRMNEIMKVLTVIGTIFLPLTFIVGIYGMNFDTMPELKWWWAYPAVMTAMGFIVLGMLTYFKRKKWF from the coding sequence ATGTCAAGACTGATGAAAAAACGCTCCCGGAAGGCGGGCCTCCCCCCCGGTTCCCTTGTGCACATCGGCGAGAAAAAATCCGAAACGGTAAAAATCACCGCCTTCAACTTTACCGAAGGAGGCTTTGACGAAAAGGAAATCCCCTCCCCCTCCGCCTGCGTTGAATACAAGGACAAACCCGGCATAACCTGGATCAACGTGGATGGGGCACACGATCCCGACGTGGTTCAAAAAATCGGCGCCGCCTTCGATCTGCACCCGTTGGTATTGGAGGATATCCTCAATACCGACCAGCGCCCCAAAATGGAAGACCACGACGACTACCTCTATGTGGTCCTGAAAATGCTCTACGACAGCGCCCCCAAAAAGGAAATCGTCACCGAGCAGGTCAGCTTCATTATCGGCAAGAATTACATCATTTCGTTTCAGGAAAGAGAGATCGGGGATGTCTTTGACCCGGTCCGGGCGCGGATTCGGACCGGCAAAGGGACCATCCGCAAGATGGAGGCCGATTATCTGGCCTATTCGCTGATGGATGCCATTGTCGACAATTATTTCGTGGTCTTTGAAAAAATTGGAGACAAAATCGAGGATCTCGAAGCGGAACTTCTGAAAAAGGCCTCTCCCGAATCGATCCGGGAGGTCCATCGGCTGAAAAGGGAACTCATTTTTCTCCGCAAGTCGGTCTGGCCCCTTCGCGAAGTGATTGGACAGCTTGAGCGGGGCGAATCGCCTCTCATCCGCCGCGGCACCCTCGCTTATTTTCGGGATATCTACGATCATGTCGTTCAGACCATGGACGCCGTCGAGACATTCCGCGACATGCTTGCCGAATTGATGAACATCCATCTCTCCAGCACCAGCAATCGAATGAACGAAATCATGAAGGTGCTCACCGTTATCGGCACGATTTTTCTGCCACTGACCTTCATTGTCGGCATTTACGGAATGAATTTTGACACCATGCCGGAGCTCAAGTGGTGGTGGGCCTATCCGGCGGTGATGACGGCGATGGGTTTTATCGTCCTGGGCATGCTGACCTATTTCAAAAGGAAAAAATGGTTCTGA
- a CDS encoding NCS2 family permease encodes MFSKHFPLFVKQDLDGFFGLAIDNLIQLLLIVILCVDVCGFPPGLVFGKILPAAALSVLFGNIYYSWQAHQLAKKTGRADICALPYGINTVSLFGFVFFVILPVYKQTGDSLLAWRVGVLACFINAVIETVLSFFGAWVRRVTPRAALLSALAGIAITFIAMDFAFRIFANPLLAFIPLFIILMTYFAKKRLPFGIPGGFYAVVIGSAIAWFGGFMDASKVHEAAGELGLFLPSSAIADLWQVLKPPYLYSYLSIIIPMALFNVIGSLQNIESAEAAGDSYPTRNCLIANGVGSVVASFLGSPFPTTIYIGHPGWKGLGARAGYSVLNGIFITLICFLGAVRLVLAVMPLEAGVAIVLWIGIVIMAQAYQATPKQHAPAVALGLIPALAAWGLMLVQGTLSEVGSTLTAIGDQNFIQTYSVKGIVALNQGFIFTSMIWAAISVFLIEHQFHKAVTWALSAAVLSFFGVIHTYTLAGNDVLTHYGWAVGIPYAVGYVGGAVLFLAARFSRP; translated from the coding sequence ATGTTTTCTAAACATTTCCCCCTTTTCGTCAAACAGGACCTCGACGGCTTTTTCGGCCTGGCCATCGACAATCTGATCCAGCTTTTGCTGATTGTCATCCTCTGTGTCGATGTCTGCGGTTTTCCCCCCGGTCTGGTTTTCGGCAAAATTCTCCCCGCGGCGGCGCTGTCGGTTCTCTTTGGCAATATCTACTATTCCTGGCAGGCGCATCAGCTCGCCAAAAAAACAGGGCGCGCCGACATCTGCGCCCTCCCGTACGGCATCAACACGGTGAGTCTTTTTGGTTTTGTCTTTTTTGTCATCCTTCCGGTCTACAAGCAGACCGGCGATTCCCTGCTTGCCTGGCGGGTGGGGGTTTTGGCCTGTTTTATCAACGCCGTCATTGAGACGGTTTTAAGTTTTTTTGGCGCCTGGGTCCGCAGGGTCACGCCGCGTGCGGCCCTCCTGTCGGCGCTGGCGGGGATTGCGATCACCTTTATTGCCATGGACTTTGCCTTCAGAATTTTTGCAAACCCTCTTTTGGCCTTTATTCCCCTGTTTATCATTCTCATGACCTATTTCGCCAAAAAACGTCTCCCCTTTGGAATTCCGGGCGGATTTTACGCCGTGGTTATCGGCTCGGCCATTGCATGGTTTGGCGGTTTCATGGACGCCTCGAAGGTTCATGAGGCGGCGGGGGAGCTCGGTTTGTTTCTTCCCTCGTCGGCAATCGCCGATCTCTGGCAGGTCCTTAAACCGCCGTATCTCTATTCGTATCTTTCCATCATTATTCCGATGGCGCTGTTCAATGTGATCGGCTCACTCCAGAACATCGAATCAGCCGAGGCGGCAGGCGACAGCTATCCGACACGAAATTGTCTGATCGCCAACGGTGTCGGTTCGGTTGTTGCCTCCTTTCTCGGAAGCCCCTTTCCCACCACCATCTACATCGGTCATCCGGGCTGGAAGGGGCTGGGGGCTCGGGCAGGCTACTCGGTGTTGAACGGGATTTTTATCACGCTGATCTGCTTTCTTGGCGCGGTTCGTCTGGTTTTGGCCGTGATGCCGCTGGAGGCGGGAGTCGCGATTGTCCTCTGGATCGGCATTGTGATTATGGCGCAGGCCTATCAGGCGACTCCAAAACAGCATGCCCCCGCGGTGGCCCTCGGTTTGATCCCGGCGTTGGCGGCATGGGGCCTCATGCTGGTTCAGGGAACTCTCTCGGAAGTTGGGTCGACGCTGACGGCCATTGGCGATCAGAATTTCATCCAAACCTATTCAGTGAAGGGGATCGTCGCGCTCAATCAAGGTTTTATTTTCACCTCGATGATCTGGGCGGCGATCTCCGTCTTTCTGATTGAACATCAGTTTCACAAGGCCGTTACCTGGGCGCTGTCAGCGGCGGTCCTTTCATTTTTCGGTGTCATCCACACCTACACTCTCGCGGGGAACGATGTGCTGACGCACTACGGCTGGGCCGTCGGCATCCCTTACGCGGTCGGTTATGTGGGCGGGGCTGTCTTGTTTTTGGCGGCGCGGTTTTCTCGGCCTTGA
- a CDS encoding lipase maturation factor family protein, producing MTTTRPEIIIQGSNDEDNWKEYVFKWKAGNLKDPPRFVEPHMPRVDWQMWFAALGNYKTDRWILHFMGRLLAGSPEVLQLIKVNPFPDTPPRFVRALLYEYHFTDDTTKKSMGEWWRRELKGEYTPVMSFKE from the coding sequence ATGACCACAACCCGTCCCGAAATCATCATCCAGGGATCCAACGATGAAGACAACTGGAAGGAATATGTTTTCAAATGGAAGGCGGGAAACCTGAAGGATCCCCCGCGATTTGTGGAACCGCACATGCCACGGGTGGACTGGCAGATGTGGTTTGCCGCCCTTGGAAATTACAAGACAGATCGCTGGATCTTGCATTTTATGGGGCGACTCCTTGCCGGATCGCCGGAGGTTTTACAATTGATAAAGGTCAATCCATTTCCGGATACGCCGCCCCGATTTGTTCGCGCCTTGCTCTACGAGTATCATTTTACCGACGACACCACAAAAAAATCGATGGGAGAATGGTGGCGCCGGGAACTAAAGGGGGAATACACGCCGGTCATGTCTTTTAAGGAATAA
- the pdxH gene encoding pyridoxamine 5'-phosphate oxidase, translated as MDLDMKPLDQEGLLPNPLEQFHCWYDEACRLESIQLPSACCMSTVGLDGLPDGRMMLLKECDDRGFVVYTNIESVKGRSLAKKARAALTFYWEDLRRQIRIQGEVEQVSAGEASAYFKSRPRESQIGAWASKQSDVLEDRAVLDRRFEDLLKKYEGKEVPRPPYWTGFRVIPAKIEFWQERPNRLHDRFVYTKEKEGWKIVRLYP; from the coding sequence ATGGACCTTGACATGAAGCCACTCGATCAGGAGGGCCTCCTCCCCAATCCCCTCGAACAGTTCCACTGCTGGTACGATGAGGCCTGCCGCCTTGAATCCATTCAGCTCCCCTCGGCCTGTTGCATGTCCACGGTCGGCCTCGACGGCCTTCCCGATGGAAGGATGATGCTCTTAAAGGAATGTGACGACCGCGGTTTTGTGGTCTACACCAATATCGAATCGGTCAAGGGGAGGTCCCTTGCGAAGAAGGCCCGGGCGGCGCTGACATTTTACTGGGAAGATTTGCGGCGCCAGATTCGCATCCAGGGAGAGGTGGAACAAGTTTCCGCGGGGGAGGCTTCTGCCTACTTCAAGTCGCGGCCCCGCGAGTCGCAGATCGGCGCCTGGGCGTCGAAACAGAGCGACGTTTTGGAAGATCGGGCAGTCCTGGATCGGCGATTTGAAGATTTATTGAAAAAATATGAAGGAAAAGAAGTCCCCCGCCCCCCTTATTGGACCGGTTTTCGCGTCATTCCGGCAAAAATTGAATTCTGGCAGGAACGCCCCAACCGCCTGCATGACCGGTTTGTGTATACGAAGGAAAAGGAGGGGTGGAAGATTGTCCGCTTGTATCCCTAA
- a CDS encoding deoxyhypusine synthase family protein, protein MKANNKNKDTPICDFIKNNFRHFNSAALVDASEGWIRLLEGGGKMMLTMAGAMSTGELGISLAEMIRQNKVHAITTTGANLEEDIFNLVAHNHYERVPGYRSLAAKEEIALRDRGMNRVTDTCIPEEEAMRRIERQILKLWQKADKEGKSFFPFEFMYQLIESGELKKFHEIDPAHSWLVAACEKKIPVYTPGWEDSTLGNIYVANVLKKNLSGYRSVKSGLEQMAHLIGWYKENCRKSKPGFFQIGGGIAGDFPICVVPLINQDLKENCPYWGYFCQISDSTTSYGSYSGAVPNEKITWGKLDGDTPRFIIESDASIVAPLVFNYVLGN, encoded by the coding sequence ATGAAGGCAAATAATAAAAATAAAGATACGCCTATTTGCGATTTCATCAAAAACAATTTCAGGCATTTCAACTCCGCCGCCCTCGTGGATGCCTCCGAGGGGTGGATTCGCCTTTTGGAAGGGGGCGGAAAGATGATGCTGACCATGGCGGGGGCGATGAGCACGGGCGAGCTCGGCATCTCGCTCGCCGAGATGATCAGGCAGAACAAGGTTCACGCCATCACCACCACCGGCGCCAATCTGGAGGAGGATATTTTCAATCTGGTGGCCCACAACCACTATGAGCGGGTCCCCGGTTACCGAAGCCTCGCCGCAAAAGAAGAGATCGCCCTCCGCGACCGCGGCATGAACCGCGTGACCGACACCTGTATCCCCGAGGAAGAGGCCATGCGCCGGATCGAACGCCAGATACTTAAACTGTGGCAAAAGGCGGACAAGGAGGGGAAAAGCTTTTTTCCCTTCGAGTTCATGTATCAGCTCATCGAATCGGGCGAACTGAAAAAATTCCACGAAATCGACCCGGCTCATTCATGGCTCGTCGCGGCCTGCGAAAAGAAAATACCGGTCTATACGCCGGGTTGGGAAGACTCGACGCTCGGCAACATCTATGTCGCCAATGTGCTGAAGAAGAACCTCTCCGGTTATCGTTCGGTCAAAAGCGGCCTCGAACAGATGGCCCACTTGATCGGGTGGTACAAGGAAAACTGCCGAAAAAGCAAACCGGGCTTTTTTCAGATCGGCGGGGGGATCGCCGGCGATTTTCCCATTTGCGTTGTCCCCCTCATCAATCAGGACTTGAAGGAAAATTGCCCGTACTGGGGCTATTTTTGCCAGATCAGCGACTCCACCACCTCGTATGGCTCCTACAGCGGCGCCGTGCCGAACGAAAAAATCACCTGGGGAAAACTGGATGGAGACACGCCCCGGTTTATTATCGAGTCGGACGCCTCGATCGTGGCACCGCTGGTGTTTAACTACGTGTTGGGAAATTAG
- a CDS encoding lipase maturation factor family protein, translating to MPSKPLLIFDGACGFCRRWIERWRQKTGDRIDYAPSQEAAGRFPEIPKEEFDRSVVLVEPNGAITTGAEAALKALALGSRRGPGDGGRILYWFYRRLPGFKTIAEKFYSFIASHRMAASRISNLLWGKNLEPSTYRCSIWIFLRLLGLTYLIAFLSLAVQIRGLVGKNGILPIAPLVDLVKERLGPWGILDFPTLCWFQAGDPFLLFLCLGGAALSLLVLFGFLQGPLLLILWIFYLSLATAGQVFLQFQWDNLLLEAGFIALCAAPWKVWAGKPATLCLSRPARWLFWFLLFKLTFSSGLVKLASGDETWQNLTALNFHYETQPLPTWIGWHVHQLPEWFQKVSVVFMFFVELVVPFFIFMPRRIRHGGAFLIMALQGLIALTGNYGFFNLLTIALCLTILDDVFWKRPAIAPLSPLSFSPQKTAALVFPASPSARSIATAFLPS from the coding sequence ATGCCCTCAAAACCCCTTCTTATTTTTGACGGCGCCTGCGGCTTTTGCAGACGGTGGATCGAGCGCTGGCGGCAAAAAACCGGCGACCGGATCGACTATGCCCCTTCGCAGGAGGCGGCCGGCCGATTTCCGGAAATTCCCAAAGAAGAATTCGACCGGTCGGTGGTCCTGGTGGAACCAAACGGCGCCATCACCACCGGCGCCGAGGCCGCTCTTAAGGCGCTGGCCCTGGGGAGCCGACGCGGCCCGGGGGACGGCGGCCGAATCCTCTATTGGTTCTACCGCCGCCTCCCCGGTTTTAAGACAATTGCCGAAAAGTTTTATTCGTTTATCGCAAGCCACCGGATGGCGGCCTCCCGTATCAGCAATTTGCTGTGGGGGAAAAATCTCGAACCCTCCACCTATCGGTGTTCGATCTGGATCTTTTTGAGGCTTTTGGGGCTGACCTATCTCATCGCCTTCCTTTCATTGGCGGTTCAAATTCGCGGCCTTGTGGGGAAAAACGGCATCCTTCCCATCGCCCCCCTTGTGGACCTTGTCAAAGAACGCCTCGGCCCGTGGGGAATTCTGGATTTTCCGACCCTCTGCTGGTTTCAGGCCGGCGACCCATTTCTTCTTTTTTTATGCCTTGGCGGGGCCGCCCTTTCCCTTCTGGTTCTGTTCGGCTTTCTTCAGGGGCCCTTGCTCCTTATCCTCTGGATTTTTTATCTGTCGCTGGCCACTGCAGGACAGGTTTTTTTGCAGTTTCAATGGGACAACCTTCTGCTCGAAGCCGGTTTTATCGCCCTATGCGCCGCCCCCTGGAAAGTATGGGCCGGCAAACCGGCAACCCTTTGCCTCTCACGCCCTGCGCGGTGGCTGTTCTGGTTCCTCCTGTTCAAACTGACTTTTTCGTCCGGACTGGTGAAACTGGCCAGCGGCGACGAAACGTGGCAAAACCTCACCGCACTCAATTTTCATTACGAGACCCAGCCTCTCCCCACATGGATTGGGTGGCACGTCCACCAATTGCCTGAATGGTTTCAGAAAGTATCCGTTGTCTTCATGTTCTTTGTGGAGCTGGTTGTCCCTTTTTTTATTTTTATGCCGCGCCGGATCCGGCATGGGGGCGCCTTCCTGATAATGGCCCTTCAGGGGCTTATCGCCTTAACCGGCAACTACGGATTCTTCAATCTTCTGACCATCGCGCTTTGCTTGACAATCCTTGATGACGTTTTTTGGAAGAGGCCCGCCATCGCCCCCCTCTCCCCTTTGTCTTTCTCCCCCCAAAAAACCGCCGCCCTGGTTTTTCCCGCATCCCCTTCCGCACGATCAATCGCTACGGCCTTTTTGCCGTCATGA
- a CDS encoding divalent-cation tolerance protein CutA, whose translation MVLNFIYITCSNRAEADKIGRALVEEHLAACVNIIDGMNSIYWWEGKIEEGKETVLIAKTKETVVKKLIEKVKSLHSYSCPCIVSLAVEDGNSDFLKWIEKETL comes from the coding sequence ATGGTTCTGAACTTCATCTATATTACGTGCTCCAATCGCGCCGAGGCGGACAAGATCGGACGCGCCCTTGTGGAAGAACACCTTGCCGCCTGCGTGAATATTATCGACGGCATGAATTCCATTTATTGGTGGGAAGGAAAAATCGAGGAGGGAAAAGAAACGGTGCTGATTGCCAAAACGAAGGAGACGGTGGTCAAAAAACTGATCGAAAAGGTCAAATCGCTCCACAGCTATTCCTGCCCCTGCATTGTGTCCTTGGCCGTTGAAGACGGGAATTCGGATTTCTTGAAGTGGATAGAGAAAGAGACGCTTTAA